In a genomic window of Virgibacillus sp. SK37:
- a CDS encoding helix-turn-helix domain-containing protein, translated as MTPEIMTVSQVAEYLQLSEMTTYKLVQEGKIPGFKIGRHWRVKKEDLNEFIERLKNGERL; from the coding sequence ATGACACCGGAAATTATGACTGTTTCACAGGTGGCTGAATATCTGCAACTCAGTGAAATGACGACATATAAGCTTGTTCAGGAAGGAAAGATTCCTGGATTTAAAATTGGAAGACATTGGAGAGTAAAAAAAGAGGACTTAAATGAATTTATCGAACGATTGAAAAACGGAGAACGTCTATAG
- a CDS encoding universal stress protein has protein sequence MFKRIVLAADGSENSIRSANYAVELANKFSGIIQVIYVVDGQTSKEDVLHSNSKFEIEQKRKEKIYKVEYLLKQSGVEYEVHILHGDPGPTIIKFTQEQDVDCVVIGSRGLNKLQTMILGSVSHKVAKRVTCPVLIVK, from the coding sequence ATGTTCAAACGGATAGTTTTAGCTGCCGATGGCTCGGAAAATTCTATTCGCTCTGCAAATTATGCAGTTGAATTAGCGAACAAATTTTCAGGTATCATTCAGGTGATTTATGTGGTAGACGGTCAAACCTCAAAAGAGGATGTATTGCACAGCAATAGCAAGTTTGAAATTGAGCAAAAAAGGAAAGAGAAGATTTATAAGGTAGAATACTTACTCAAGCAGTCTGGAGTAGAATACGAGGTTCATATTCTTCACGGTGATCCAGGTCCTACCATTATTAAGTTTACTCAAGAACAGGACGTGGATTGCGTCGTAATTGGAAGCAGAGGTCTTAATAAATTACAGACAATGATCCTTGGCAGTGTTAGTCATAAAGTAGCTAAACGTGTCACCTGTCCTGTACTAATTGTAAAATAG
- a CDS encoding DUF4396 domain-containing protein produces the protein MLTTISWIALGIGIISSIIIIIDVMKHPQMMTIMNVVWPINGWFFGPFAIWSYFKWGRLKAKDYDGEDNRGKGAQVFMSTSHCSSGCTLGDAAGVPIVMLTGFTLLGTTLFAHYVVQFTLAYIFGILFQFYAIYPMYKEAGVMENLKNAIKADTWSLIMFEIGMFGWMAIVHYVLFAQPPKPTEATYWFMMQIAMILGFLTSYPANWILVKKGIKEEM, from the coding sequence TTGCTAACAACGATTTCTTGGATTGCTCTAGGAATCGGTATAATTAGTTCCATCATCATTATCATTGATGTAATGAAACATCCGCAAATGATGACCATTATGAATGTGGTGTGGCCAATTAATGGCTGGTTTTTTGGGCCATTTGCCATATGGAGTTATTTTAAGTGGGGTAGATTAAAGGCAAAGGATTATGATGGAGAAGATAATAGAGGCAAAGGTGCCCAAGTATTCATGTCAACAAGTCATTGTTCATCAGGCTGTACGCTTGGCGATGCTGCAGGTGTCCCAATAGTCATGTTGACAGGCTTTACACTGCTCGGCACAACTTTATTTGCACATTATGTAGTCCAGTTCACATTAGCATATATTTTTGGGATTCTTTTTCAATTTTATGCTATCTATCCAATGTATAAAGAAGCAGGAGTAATGGAGAATTTAAAAAATGCTATTAAAGCTGATACATGGTCATTAATTATGTTTGAAATTGGCATGTTTGGTTGGATGGCAATTGTTCATTATGTCTTATTTGCTCAGCCACCAAAACCTACTGAAGCAACATACTGGTTTATGATGCAAATTGCCATGATACTCGGTTTCCTCACTAGTTATCCCGCAAATTGGATTTTAGTTAAAAAAGGAATTAAAGAAGAAATGTAA
- a CDS encoding TIGR02328 family protein: MRLWHEDLITYLPRQQLLGQHRECCALRGNGWGKKHSTVNYVFNYSPYLLYNYHMKIITEMKRRGYQIDRLWEHPAYRGKSCSPYDETEIKEQHQKASSPIYGEHNQKYLQECIENLKEKGIELDYN; this comes from the coding sequence ATGCGCCTTTGGCATGAAGATTTAATTACATATTTACCTCGTCAGCAATTACTTGGCCAGCATAGGGAATGCTGTGCGTTAAGAGGAAATGGATGGGGGAAGAAACATAGCACAGTAAACTATGTGTTCAACTATTCACCTTATCTGCTTTACAACTATCATATGAAGATTATCACTGAAATGAAACGTCGTGGTTATCAAATTGACCGATTATGGGAGCATCCGGCATATCGAGGGAAAAGCTGCTCACCTTATGATGAAACAGAAATAAAAGAGCAACATCAAAAAGCTAGTTCCCCTATATATGGTGAGCATAACCAAAAATATTTACAAGAATGCATTGAAAATCTAAAAGAAAAAGGAATTGAGTTGGATTACAATTGA
- a CDS encoding C39 family peptidase — translation MSKQENSIISSVPIDYQYPDLPTGCEATALSMLLRWADVKVDKFMVANTLKKGEKVHLVDGNWYGANPNEEFVGDPYSEDSSFGVFEKPILDVVENFLPGKGMNLTGKPFKTLINYLKEGQPVMAWTTLKQQKTFHSKSWYDKNGHKIDWYRYEHAVTMVGFNEKYVFVNDPDTGKQEAYDRINFEENWSSLGRRAISIAK, via the coding sequence ATGAGTAAACAAGAGAATAGTATAATTTCCAGCGTACCTATTGATTATCAGTATCCGGATTTGCCAACAGGATGTGAAGCAACTGCGCTTTCCATGTTATTGCGTTGGGCTGATGTCAAGGTAGATAAATTCATGGTCGCAAATACACTAAAGAAAGGTGAAAAAGTTCATCTGGTGGATGGGAATTGGTATGGGGCTAACCCAAATGAAGAATTTGTAGGAGACCCTTATTCCGAAGACTCTAGTTTTGGGGTATTTGAAAAGCCAATCCTAGATGTAGTAGAAAATTTCCTCCCCGGAAAAGGAATGAATTTAACTGGAAAGCCATTTAAGACCTTGATCAATTATCTAAAAGAAGGCCAACCAGTTATGGCTTGGACTACACTTAAGCAGCAAAAAACCTTCCATAGCAAATCTTGGTATGATAAAAATGGCCATAAAATAGATTGGTACCGATATGAGCACGCCGTAACCATGGTCGGATTTAACGAAAAGTATGTGTTCGTTAATGACCCAGACACAGGTAAGCAAGAAGCGTATGATCGAATTAACTTTGAAGAAAACTGGTCTTCTCTTGGAAGGCGGGCAATTAGTATTGCTAAATAA
- a CDS encoding SulP family inorganic anion transporter, giving the protein MNTQKLTQEWFGNIRGDILSGIVVALALIPEAIAFSIIAGVDPMVGLYASFCIAVVIAIVGGRPGMISAATGAMALLMVTLVAEHGLQYLFAATILTGIFQILFGVFKLARVMKFVPRSVMVGFVNSLAILIFTAQLQHFVGESWIMYALVALTLAIIYIFPRITKAVPSTLVAIIVVTAIAIYGNLNVGTVGDMGALTQELPVFLIPSIPFTWETLTIILPYSLSLAIVGLLESLLTANIVDDATDTESDKNRESRGQGIANIVAGFFGGMAGCAMIGQSVINVKSGGRGRLSALVAGGFLMFLIIVMGGLVVQIPMAALAGVMIMVSISTFDWASVKNLNKLPRTDALVMVTTVGIVLATHNLSIGVLAGVLLSAIFFAAKISRVKVTEELVDNDQKKIYHVNGQLFFASVNDFPKKFNYMDIVNEVEIDLSNAHLWDDSAVGALDRIEMKFEQNGIQVSYRGLNEESMHLKKQIGGLSKASGH; this is encoded by the coding sequence TTGAATACGCAAAAATTGACACAGGAATGGTTTGGCAATATAAGGGGAGATATCCTATCAGGTATTGTTGTAGCATTGGCATTAATACCAGAAGCAATTGCATTTTCCATTATCGCTGGGGTTGACCCTATGGTTGGATTGTATGCTTCCTTCTGTATTGCGGTGGTTATTGCAATAGTAGGTGGGCGTCCGGGAATGATATCTGCAGCTACAGGTGCCATGGCATTATTGATGGTTACATTGGTTGCTGAGCATGGCTTGCAATATTTATTTGCCGCAACAATCTTAACAGGAATCTTTCAAATATTATTTGGAGTTTTTAAACTTGCTAGAGTAATGAAGTTCGTACCACGTTCGGTGATGGTAGGCTTTGTTAATTCGCTTGCAATATTAATATTTACCGCCCAGCTACAACATTTTGTAGGAGAAAGCTGGATTATGTATGCATTAGTTGCATTGACATTGGCAATTATTTATATTTTTCCGCGCATTACTAAAGCTGTGCCATCGACACTTGTAGCAATTATAGTAGTTACTGCCATTGCAATTTATGGTAATTTAAATGTAGGTACTGTAGGTGATATGGGTGCACTTACACAGGAACTACCTGTCTTCCTAATTCCTTCTATACCGTTTACTTGGGAGACTTTAACGATTATCCTTCCTTATTCCTTGTCATTAGCGATTGTTGGTCTATTAGAATCTTTATTGACTGCTAATATTGTAGATGATGCGACGGATACAGAAAGTGACAAAAACAGAGAAAGCCGTGGCCAGGGTATTGCAAATATTGTGGCTGGATTCTTTGGCGGAATGGCCGGTTGTGCGATGATTGGTCAATCTGTTATTAACGTAAAATCAGGTGGAAGAGGTCGTTTATCTGCTTTGGTGGCAGGTGGATTTCTCATGTTTCTCATTATTGTAATGGGAGGACTTGTTGTACAGATTCCAATGGCTGCGTTGGCTGGTGTAATGATTATGGTATCTATAAGTACATTTGACTGGGCATCTGTGAAAAACTTAAATAAACTACCCCGTACTGACGCACTTGTTATGGTGACAACTGTAGGGATTGTACTTGCAACTCATAATCTTTCTATAGGTGTATTAGCAGGAGTGTTATTAAGTGCTATTTTCTTTGCGGCAAAAATTTCACGCGTAAAAGTGACAGAGGAATTAGTGGATAATGATCAGAAAAAAATCTACCATGTGAATGGCCAATTATTTTTTGCATCTGTAAACGATTTTCCCAAAAAGTTTAATTATATGGATATAGTTAATGAGGTTGAAATAGATTTAAGTAATGCACATCTTTGGGATGATTCTGCAGTCGGTGCTTTAGACAGAATAGAAATGAAATTTGAACAGAATGGTATCCAAGTTTCTTACCGAGGATTAAATGAAGAAAGTATGCATTTGAAAAAGCAAATAGGTGGATTATCAAAAGCATCTGGACATTAA
- a CDS encoding antibiotic biosynthesis monooxygenase — MEIIMNSLESDAKVVIGERNNHMSIDENMYEIIDQSGALINSGVIVLNNVPVFHEAREKFEQRFLNRPKRIETVDGFVAIRVMKPLEGDTYTILTQWDSENSFRGWQQSKAYQLAHKNRGTKQGIDQQENVLKGKTNYHVYQVGS; from the coding sequence TTGGAAATAATTATGAATTCTTTGGAAAGCGATGCTAAAGTAGTTATTGGAGAAAGAAACAATCATATGTCAATAGATGAGAACATGTATGAAATTATTGATCAGTCAGGAGCATTGATAAATAGTGGCGTTATTGTATTAAACAATGTACCGGTGTTTCATGAGGCGAGAGAGAAGTTTGAGCAGAGGTTTCTTAATAGACCGAAAAGGATTGAAACGGTGGATGGTTTTGTTGCGATTAGGGTTATGAAACCGCTCGAAGGAGATACTTATACGATTCTAACTCAATGGGATTCGGAAAATTCCTTTAGGGGCTGGCAACAATCAAAAGCATACCAACTTGCTCATAAAAATAGGGGGACAAAACAAGGCATTGATCAGCAAGAAAATGTCCTGAAAGGAAAAACAAACTACCATGTTTATCAAGTTGGCAGCTAA
- a CDS encoding metallophosphoesterase, with protein MKIIVTGDTHISGKPVQLPLSLINACKSADLIIHTGDWKSMEVYHLLRQYAEVKGVYGNIDSHDITSNFPDKQLIEVNGFQIGIVHGHGEKKTTEQRALQAFTEESPDAIIFGHSHIPLIRYFKKTLLMNPGSPTSKRTLPYFSYGVLEIDKNIHAEIHFFSKEE; from the coding sequence ATGAAAATTATCGTAACTGGAGATACACATATATCCGGAAAACCAGTCCAGCTGCCACTAAGTTTAATAAATGCTTGCAAATCAGCCGATCTTATTATTCACACTGGTGACTGGAAATCAATGGAAGTTTATCATCTGCTTCGTCAGTATGCAGAGGTTAAAGGGGTTTATGGCAATATTGATTCACATGACATAACTTCAAACTTTCCTGACAAACAACTAATAGAAGTAAATGGATTTCAAATAGGGATTGTACATGGACATGGGGAAAAAAAGACGACTGAGCAAAGAGCATTACAAGCATTTACAGAAGAAAGCCCGGATGCTATTATTTTTGGCCATTCACATATTCCCTTAATCCGCTATTTTAAAAAGACTTTATTAATGAACCCAGGGTCTCCTACGTCTAAGCGTACTCTGCCTTATTTTTCATATGGGGTTCTGGAAATAGATAAAAATATCCACGCGGAAATCCACTTTTTTAGCAAAGAAGAGTAG